One genomic segment of Sparus aurata chromosome 24, fSpaAur1.1, whole genome shotgun sequence includes these proteins:
- the LOC115576731 gene encoding helix-loop-helix protein 2-like: MMLSPDQAEGDLSWTQSDPESMLNGLKSAGCTSDEPTEGEDRAKCKADQPLSREEKRRRRRATAKYRSAHATRERIRVEAFNVAFAELRKLLPTLPPDKKLSKIEILRLAICYISYLNHVLDV; the protein is encoded by the coding sequence ATGATGCTGAGCCCGGACCAGGCTGAGGGGGACCTCTCCTGGACTCAGTCCGACCCGGAGTCGATGCTCAACGGCCTCAAGTCGGCCGGCTGCACCTCGGACGAGCCGACGGAGGGCGAGGACAGGGCCAAGTGCAAAGCCGACCAGCCCCTGagcagggaggagaagaggaggaggcggagggcCACGGCCAAGTACCGCTCGGCCCACGCCACCAGAGAGAGGATCCGGGTGGAGGCGTTCAACGTGGCCTTCGCCGAGCTGAGGAAATTACTCCCCACCTTGCCCCCGGACAAGAAACTGTCCAAGATCGAGATCCTCAGACTGGCTATATGCTACATCTCGTATCTCAATCACGTGCTGGATGTCTAA